The Thermus oshimai DSM 12092 genome includes a window with the following:
- a CDS encoding TRAP transporter small permease subunit: protein MGPLERFLGLVDALSLWSGRLASWLTLGAVLLLTLEVVRRYFFNSPTLWAHEVTTLMFGLLYVLTGAYAHREKAHVGVDVFYARLSPRGQALINLLGFAFLTLFAGSLTVYGWQFFLASWQNKEFSLANASLPIYPFKLAIPLGAFLLWLQGFAQFLRDLQRLIRGGKDAH from the coding sequence ATGGGCCCCCTGGAACGCTTCCTGGGCCTCGTGGACGCCCTGAGCCTGTGGTCTGGCCGGCTGGCCAGCTGGCTCACCCTGGGGGCGGTGCTCCTCCTGACCCTCGAGGTGGTGCGCCGCTACTTCTTCAACAGCCCCACCCTCTGGGCCCACGAGGTCACCACCTTGATGTTCGGTCTCCTTTACGTCCTCACCGGGGCCTACGCCCACCGGGAAAAGGCCCACGTGGGGGTGGACGTCTTCTACGCCCGCCTGTCCCCCAGAGGCCAGGCTCTCATCAACCTCCTGGGGTTTGCCTTCCTGACCCTGTTCGCCGGAAGCCTTACCGTGTACGGCTGGCAGTTCTTCCTGGCCTCTTGGCAAAACAAAGAGTTCTCACTGGCCAACGCCAGCCTGCCCATCTACCCCTTCAAGCTCGCCATCCCCCTGGGGGCCTTTTTGCTTTGGCTCCAGGGGTTTGCCCAGTTCCTCC